One window of the Carboxydothermus pertinax genome contains the following:
- the map gene encoding type I methionyl aminopeptidase, whose amino-acid sequence MITIKTEKELRLMREAGRIVALTLQALEKAIEPGVTTKELDQLAEETIRKLGGKPAFKGLYGFPASICASINEEVVHGIPGLRKLRAGDIISIDTGVVVDGYYSDAAKTWPVGEISFEAKKLLEVTEASLYAGIEAAIVGNRVSDISHAVESYVVRHGYSVVRQYAGHGIGKALHEEPNVPNYGKPGRGARLVPGMTLAIEPMVNIGTFEVFTLPDKWTVVTRDGKWSAHFEHTVAITEDGPVILTLP is encoded by the coding sequence TTGATTACTATTAAAACGGAAAAGGAACTACGGCTGATGCGGGAGGCGGGGCGAATAGTCGCCCTGACTCTACAAGCCTTAGAAAAAGCTATTGAACCGGGGGTTACGACTAAAGAGCTGGACCAACTAGCCGAGGAGACAATACGCAAGCTCGGTGGTAAGCCGGCCTTTAAAGGTCTCTATGGTTTTCCAGCCTCAATTTGTGCTTCGATAAATGAAGAAGTGGTTCACGGGATTCCCGGTTTAAGAAAATTAAGGGCTGGAGATATTATTAGTATTGATACAGGAGTAGTTGTGGACGGATATTACAGTGATGCTGCTAAAACCTGGCCAGTGGGAGAGATTTCTTTTGAGGCAAAAAAGCTTTTAGAGGTAACAGAAGCATCGCTGTATGCCGGGATTGAGGCAGCGATAGTTGGCAACCGGGTTTCGGATATCTCCCATGCAGTGGAAAGCTATGTGGTTCGTCATGGGTATTCGGTGGTCCGCCAGTATGCGGGCCATGGTATTGGTAAAGCCCTGCATGAGGAGCCTAACGTGCCAAACTACGGTAAGCCGGGTCGCGGGGCTCGGTTGGTCCCGGGAATGACATTAGCAATCGAACCGATGGTTAACATTGGAACCTTTGAGGTCTTCACCCTTCCGGACAAATGGACGGTGGTAACCCGGGACGGTAAATGGTCAGCCCATTTTGAACATACCGTTGCTATTACGGAAGATGGGCCTGTGATCTTAACTTTGCCGTAA
- a CDS encoding KOW domain-containing RNA-binding protein, translating to MHLDKIRPGQVVLSIAGRDIGTIYLIYRVIDDRYVEVVDGQHRRVENPKKKNVRHLKFLNHHVKEISEMLQTYGKVSNQEIRKVLKSIANRGEELDG from the coding sequence ATGCATTTAGACAAAATCCGTCCCGGCCAAGTAGTGCTATCCATAGCCGGCCGTGATATCGGAACTATCTACCTTATCTACAGGGTTATAGACGACCGTTATGTGGAAGTAGTCGACGGCCAGCACCGACGGGTTGAGAACCCCAAGAAAAAAAACGTCCGTCATTTAAAGTTTTTAAACCACCATGTTAAGGAGATTTCTGAAATGCTCCAGACTTACGGAAAAGTAAGCAATCAGGAGATACGGAAAGTCCTAAAATCTATCGCCAATAGGGGCGAAGAACTGGACGGGTGA
- the rpsK gene encoding 30S ribosomal protein S11, which produces MARRTRTRKKEKKHVEQGVAHIKSTFNNTIVTISDPKGNTLSWASAGTVGFEGTRKGTPFAAQLAAEKAAKEAMEYGVKTVEVYVKGPGAGREAAIRSLQAAGLEVSLIKDVTPIPHNGCRPPKRRRV; this is translated from the coding sequence ATGGCTCGTCGGACAAGAACCAGAAAAAAGGAAAAAAAGCATGTTGAGCAAGGAGTAGCGCATATTAAGTCTACTTTTAACAATACAATCGTTACCATATCTGACCCCAAAGGGAACACCCTCTCCTGGGCAAGCGCAGGAACTGTAGGCTTTGAAGGAACCAGGAAAGGTACTCCTTTTGCGGCTCAACTGGCTGCAGAAAAGGCAGCTAAGGAAGCAATGGAGTATGGTGTAAAAACTGTAGAGGTTTATGTAAAAGGCCCCGGCGCCGGCCGGGAAGCGGCTATTCGTTCCCTGCAGGCTGCAGGTCTTGAAGTCAGCCTCATTAAGGACGTAACCCCTATTCCCCATAACGGGTGTCGTCCACCGAAACGTAGGAGAGTATAG
- the infA gene encoding translation initiation factor IF-1, which produces MSKDDVIEVEGTVIEPLPNAMFRVELANGHKVLAHVSGKIRMNFIRILPGDRVTVELSPYDLTRGRIIYRHK; this is translated from the coding sequence ATGTCGAAAGACGATGTTATTGAAGTGGAAGGAACGGTTATCGAACCCCTTCCCAATGCGATGTTCCGGGTAGAATTAGCCAATGGACATAAGGTTTTAGCACATGTATCTGGAAAAATTCGTATGAACTTTATTCGAATACTGCCTGGTGACCGGGTAACCGTTGAATTATCACCCTACGATTTAACCCGGGGTAGAATTATCTACCGGCATAAGTAG
- the secY gene encoding preprotein translocase subunit SecY has translation MLEALRNALKAKELKSRLLFTLMMIFVFRIGAHIPVPGINLARMEELIKSGTILGFFDVISGGAFKKFTIFAMSITPYINASIIMQLLTVVIPYLEKLAKEGEEGRRKITEYVRYGTVILAFIQGFFMAIGLKSALNNPGILTYLYVAITLTAGTAFLMWLGEQITEKGIGNGISLIIFAGIVSRIPGSIKNIIDYVSAGTANILNVLILAVIAVAAIYAVVAVNEAQRRIPVQYAKRVVGRRVYGGQSTHLPIKVNQAGVIPIIFASSLLMFPITIAGWFPQNSFAQWVLKYFGWGSVINTILYALLIIGFTYFYTAIIMNPLDIAENLKKYGGFIPGIRPGRPTAEYIDKVMSRVTFAGAVFLAFIAILPNIVMAIARIPNVTFGGTALLIVVGVALDTMKQLESYLLMRHYQGFIK, from the coding sequence ATGCTTGAGGCCCTCCGTAATGCCTTAAAGGCAAAGGAGTTAAAAAGTAGACTTCTATTTACATTAATGATGATTTTTGTTTTTCGAATTGGGGCTCATATTCCGGTACCGGGGATTAATCTTGCACGGATGGAAGAGCTCATTAAATCGGGGACAATCCTGGGCTTTTTTGATGTTATTTCCGGTGGTGCCTTTAAGAAATTTACCATTTTTGCCATGAGTATTACCCCTTACATTAACGCCTCAATTATTATGCAGCTTTTAACAGTGGTAATACCGTACCTTGAAAAGCTGGCAAAAGAAGGGGAAGAAGGACGACGGAAAATTACTGAATATGTTCGCTATGGAACCGTTATCCTGGCCTTTATTCAAGGCTTTTTCATGGCAATTGGTTTAAAATCAGCACTAAACAATCCGGGAATTTTGACTTATTTATATGTAGCTATAACCCTAACAGCGGGAACTGCGTTCTTAATGTGGCTTGGTGAGCAGATTACTGAGAAAGGTATTGGCAATGGAATTTCATTAATTATTTTTGCCGGAATTGTTTCTCGGATTCCTGGCTCCATAAAAAATATTATTGATTATGTTTCCGCTGGTACCGCCAATATTTTAAACGTTTTAATCTTAGCCGTCATTGCTGTAGCAGCAATTTATGCTGTAGTAGCGGTCAACGAAGCGCAACGGCGAATTCCCGTGCAGTATGCCAAAAGGGTGGTTGGCCGGAGAGTATATGGCGGTCAAAGTACTCACCTGCCAATTAAGGTAAATCAGGCAGGGGTTATCCCAATTATTTTTGCATCGTCGTTACTGATGTTTCCCATAACTATCGCCGGGTGGTTCCCGCAAAATAGCTTTGCCCAGTGGGTGCTGAAGTATTTTGGATGGGGAAGTGTAATTAATACAATACTTTACGCTTTACTAATTATAGGTTTTACGTATTTCTATACGGCAATTATCATGAACCCGCTGGACATCGCGGAAAATCTTAAGAAGTATGGAGGTTTTATTCCGGGTATCCGGCCGGGCCGGCCAACGGCCGAATATATTGATAAAGTCATGAGCCGGGTAACCTTTGCTGGAGCAGTATTCTTAGCCTTTATTGCCATACTGCCCAATATCGTTATGGCGATAGCCCGGATTCCCAACGTTACCTTTGGTGGAACGGCCCTTTTAATTGTGGTTGGGGTAGCGCTGGATACTATGAAGCAGTTAGAATCTTACCTTTTAATGAGACATTATCAAGGGTTTATTAAGTAG
- the rpmJ gene encoding 50S ribosomal protein L36 — translation MKVRPSVKPICEKCKIIRRKGRVMVICENPKHKQKQG, via the coding sequence ATGAAAGTCAGACCCAGTGTTAAACCAATTTGTGAAAAATGCAAGATTATTCGCCGCAAAGGGCGGGTAATGGTTATTTGTGAAAATCCCAAGCACAAGCAGAAGCAGGGATAA
- the rplO gene encoding 50S ribosomal protein L15: MRLHDLRPVPGSRQKPTRKGQGIGSGLGKTAGRGHKGQKARSGGGVRPGFEGGQMPLYRRLPKRGFYNKFAKEIIAINVERLNKFADGTVVTPELLLETGVIKKIGDGVKILGGGELKKALTVKAHAFSESAKEKITAAGGQAEVL, encoded by the coding sequence ATGCGGCTACATGATTTAAGACCGGTTCCCGGTTCAAGGCAAAAACCCACCCGGAAAGGTCAGGGGATAGGTTCAGGTCTGGGCAAAACTGCTGGACGTGGCCATAAAGGTCAAAAGGCTCGCTCTGGTGGGGGTGTAAGACCGGGTTTTGAGGGAGGACAGATGCCCCTTTACCGGAGGCTTCCCAAGCGAGGTTTTTACAATAAATTTGCAAAAGAAATTATTGCCATTAATGTTGAACGTTTGAATAAATTTGCAGATGGAACAGTGGTAACACCAGAACTCTTACTTGAAACTGGCGTAATTAAAAAAATAGGGGACGGTGTTAAGATTTTAGGTGGCGGTGAACTTAAAAAAGCACTTACTGTAAAGGCTCATGCTTTCAGTGAATCGGCAAAAGAAAAAATAACCGCCGCCGGCGGGCAAGCGGAGGTGCTGTAA
- the rpsM gene encoding 30S ribosomal protein S13: MARIAGVDLPRDKRVEIALTYIYGIGRPTANVILKKTGINPDTRVKDLTEEEVAKLRDEIEKNYKVEGDLRREISLNIKRLIEIGCYRGIRHRKGLPVRGQRTRTNARTRKGPRRTVGVKRKK; this comes from the coding sequence ATGGCTCGGATTGCTGGTGTGGATCTTCCGAGGGACAAAAGGGTTGAAATCGCTTTAACCTATATTTACGGCATTGGCCGGCCAACGGCTAACGTTATTTTAAAGAAAACCGGCATAAACCCTGATACCCGGGTTAAAGACCTGACCGAAGAGGAAGTAGCTAAACTTCGGGACGAAATTGAAAAGAATTATAAGGTAGAAGGGGATTTGCGGCGGGAAATTTCGTTAAATATTAAGCGCCTTATTGAGATTGGCTGTTACCGGGGTATTCGGCACCGGAAAGGTTTACCGGTAAGGGGACAGAGAACCCGGACCAACGCCCGCACTCGGAAAGGGCCAAGAAGGACCGTTGGCGTAAAACGGAAAAAGTAA